Proteins encoded together in one Bacteroides zoogleoformans window:
- a CDS encoding DUF4248 domain-containing protein — translation MKAIYMSDLAQAYFPRSTPRSTGTQLRRWIELNTELKRRLEELHFRPRQRALTPLQHEAIVRLLGEPGE, via the coding sequence ATGAAAGCAATCTACATGAGCGACTTGGCGCAAGCCTACTTCCCCCGGAGCACGCCCCGCAGCACGGGCACGCAGCTGCGCCGGTGGATAGAGCTGAACACGGAACTGAAAAGGCGGCTCGAGGAGCTGCACTTCCGCCCGCGACAACGGGCGCTGACACCGTTGCAGCACGAGGCCATCGTCCGCCTGCTGGGCGAACCGGGAGAATGA
- a CDS encoding HU family DNA-binding protein yields the protein MFYKKTYLKKAKKYYAQAVVKGAPVGTKVIAERLSKQCTVTRSDVYAVLMDLAGVMADYMAQGRSVQLEGLGTFRYTARSLTTEKPEEVGAKLIRGVRVRFVPEFTRPRGARQVTRAIVADGIEWLPFEQEKKKKKEEKPGGGTPEQGGGTPGGQGENPLG from the coding sequence ATGTTCTACAAGAAAACTTACCTGAAAAAAGCGAAGAAGTATTACGCCCAGGCCGTGGTGAAAGGCGCACCCGTGGGCACGAAGGTCATCGCCGAGCGCCTGTCGAAGCAATGCACCGTAACCCGTTCCGACGTCTACGCCGTGCTCATGGACCTGGCAGGGGTGATGGCCGACTACATGGCGCAAGGACGCAGCGTGCAGCTCGAGGGCCTGGGCACGTTCCGCTACACCGCCCGCAGCCTGACCACCGAGAAGCCCGAAGAGGTGGGCGCCAAACTCATCAGGGGCGTGCGCGTGCGCTTCGTGCCCGAGTTCACCCGTCCGCGGGGAGCCAGACAGGTGACCCGCGCCATCGTGGCCGACGGCATCGAGTGGCTCCCGTTCGAGCAGGAGAAGAAAAAGAAGAAAGAGGAGAAACCGGGCGGAGGCACTCCCGAACAGGGAGGAGGCACCCCGGGAGGCCAGGGGGAGAACCCGTTGGGGTAG
- a CDS encoding transposase → MARGRNKSLISLRDEKLLRRYYYWTEVQRLRFDDALKILSRDEFFLSEDRIMAIIRANCHKLDDIDVRPVPKVRKPRLSASQLSLFTGD, encoded by the coding sequence ATGGCACGTGGAAGGAACAAGTCGCTCATTTCCCTTCGGGACGAGAAGCTGCTCCGTCGGTATTACTACTGGACGGAGGTGCAGCGCCTGCGCTTCGACGACGCCCTGAAGATACTCTCGCGCGACGAGTTCTTCCTCTCCGAGGATCGCATCATGGCCATTATCCGCGCCAACTGCCACAAGCTGGACGACATCGACGTGCGCCCCGTGCCCAAGGTGCGCAAGCCGCGCCTCTCGGCCTCGCAGCTCTCGCTTTTTACCGGCGACTGA
- a CDS encoding phage virion morphogenesis protein, with amino-acid sequence MTIEEFHQYAMRKEKELERLYNDILPVKVGAIAKRHFQDNFRKGGFVDGGLTPWPATRRQQSGGKSAASRYGPLLSGRTHLMRSVRDVPGRARVTIVSDLPYSRIHNEGGTIETHPTVTPRMRRFAWAKFFEAGGGGKKEADVPAEAMRWKKLALTRKAKLDIRARIPQRRFIGQSRELGERIAEKIVEETRRVISG; translated from the coding sequence ATGACCATCGAAGAATTCCATCAATACGCCATGCGGAAGGAGAAGGAGCTGGAACGGCTCTACAACGACATCCTGCCCGTCAAGGTGGGGGCAATCGCCAAGCGGCATTTTCAGGACAACTTCCGCAAGGGGGGATTCGTGGACGGTGGACTCACGCCCTGGCCGGCTACCCGCAGGCAGCAGTCCGGAGGAAAATCGGCCGCCTCGCGCTACGGCCCCTTGCTGAGCGGCCGCACACACCTGATGCGCAGCGTGCGCGATGTGCCGGGACGGGCACGCGTCACCATCGTCAGCGACCTGCCCTACTCCCGTATACACAACGAGGGAGGAACCATCGAGACGCATCCCACCGTGACACCCCGCATGCGACGCTTCGCCTGGGCCAAGTTCTTCGAGGCCGGCGGAGGGGGAAAGAAAGAGGCCGACGTGCCCGCCGAAGCCATGCGGTGGAAGAAGCTGGCGCTGACACGCAAGGCGAAACTCGACATCCGGGCCCGCATCCCGCAACGGCGGTTCATCGGACAAAGCAGGGAACTTGGCGAACGGATTGCGGAGAAAATCGTAGAGGAGACGAGGAGGGTGATTAGCGGTTAG
- a CDS encoding structural protein gives MESSPAPGAANEGFYHELRHNAAVFSAFKMHRLQNDIAAQLTDEDGQLKPFERFAGDVRPMLDHQVERWLRTEYDTAVIRAHQAADWRRYMEQAHILPNLRWLPTTSATPDIVHKQFWSIELTLPVEHPFWNAHRPGDRWNCHCSLEATDDPPYAGVRNSENHPAEQARAGIGQQPGHGREVIQRHAPIRGACL, from the coding sequence ATGGAGAGTTCCCCTGCGCCGGGGGCCGCGAACGAGGGCTTCTACCACGAGCTGCGCCACAATGCCGCCGTGTTCTCCGCCTTCAAGATGCACCGCCTGCAGAACGACATCGCCGCGCAACTGACGGATGAGGACGGGCAACTGAAGCCGTTCGAGCGCTTCGCCGGGGACGTGCGCCCCATGCTCGACCACCAGGTGGAGCGGTGGCTGCGCACCGAATACGACACCGCCGTCATCCGCGCCCATCAGGCGGCGGACTGGCGCAGGTACATGGAACAGGCCCACATCCTGCCCAACCTGCGGTGGCTGCCAACCACCAGTGCCACGCCCGACATCGTGCACAAGCAGTTCTGGAGCATTGAATTAACTCTGCCCGTGGAGCATCCCTTCTGGAATGCGCACCGCCCGGGCGACCGCTGGAACTGCCACTGCTCGCTCGAGGCCACGGACGATCCCCCCTACGCCGGGGTACGAAATTCCGAAAACCACCCCGCAGAACAGGCCCGCGCCGGGATTGGACAACAACCCGGGCACGGACGCGAAGTTATTCAGCGACACGCACCCATACGTGGCGCATGCCTATAA
- a CDS encoding acyl-CoA thioesterase — MEEIEFNHTLPIQLRFNDVDKFGHVNNTVYFSFYDLGKTEYFASVCPEVDWEKDGIVVVHIEVDFLSQIYASDRIAVQTAVTEIGTKSFHLVQRVIDTATAEVKCVCTSVMVAFDITEHASKPLADEWIEAICRFEGKDLRKKRLG, encoded by the coding sequence ATGGAAGAAATAGAATTTAACCACACCCTGCCCATACAACTGCGCTTCAATGATGTCGATAAGTTCGGACACGTAAACAACACTGTTTATTTCTCTTTCTACGACTTAGGAAAGACTGAATATTTTGCCTCCGTATGCCCGGAGGTGGATTGGGAGAAAGACGGAATTGTCGTTGTGCACATCGAAGTCGATTTCCTTTCACAGATATATGCTTCCGATCGCATTGCCGTGCAAACTGCGGTTACGGAAATCGGCACCAAAAGTTTCCATCTTGTACAACGGGTCATCGATACGGCAACTGCCGAAGTAAAATGTGTATGTACTTCTGTCATGGTGGCTTTTGACATTACTGAACATGCCTCCAAACCATTGGCAGATGAATGGATTGAGGCGATATGCAGATTCGAAGGAAAGGATTTGAGAAAGAAGAGATTAGGATAA
- a CDS encoding L-threonylcarbamoyladenylate synthase: MIEDIKKACRVMNEGGVILYPTDTIWGIGCDATNEEAVRRVYEIKQRSDSKAMLVLVDSSVKVDFYVQDVPEIAWDLIEMADKPLTVIYSGARNLAPNLLAEDGSVGIRVTNEEFSKRLCQQFRKAIVSTSANISGQPSPGNFSEISEEIKSAVDYIVECRREETGRPKPSGIIKLEKGGVIKIIRE, encoded by the coding sequence ATGATAGAAGACATAAAAAAAGCCTGCCGGGTGATGAACGAAGGCGGGGTGATTTTGTATCCCACCGATACCATTTGGGGGATAGGGTGCGACGCTACCAATGAGGAAGCGGTGCGCCGTGTATATGAAATCAAGCAACGCTCTGACAGCAAGGCGATGCTGGTATTGGTCGATTCTTCGGTGAAGGTGGACTTTTATGTGCAGGATGTGCCGGAGATTGCTTGGGACTTGATTGAAATGGCCGACAAACCTCTGACCGTTATCTATTCGGGGGCACGTAATTTAGCTCCGAATCTGTTGGCGGAAGATGGCAGTGTAGGCATACGGGTGACAAACGAGGAGTTTTCGAAGAGACTTTGTCAACAATTCCGTAAGGCGATTGTATCTACCTCTGCCAATATCAGCGGTCAGCCCTCGCCGGGCAATTTCAGCGAAATCAGTGAAGAGATAAAATCGGCAGTCGATTATATCGTGGAATGCCGCAGGGAAGAGACAGGGCGTCCGAAACCTTCCGGTATCATCAAGCTGGAGAAAGGCGGAGTCATTAAAATTATTCGCGAATAA
- a CDS encoding chloride channel protein, which translates to MAGEKRSLLQRFIIWREKKIKEKQFILILSFLVGICTALAALILKMLIHWIQDFLTDNFNVTEANYLYLVYPVVGIFLAGLFVRRVVKDDISHGVTKILYAISRRQGRIKPHNTWSSIIASSITIGFGGSVGAEAPIVLTGSAIGSNLGSMFKMEHRTLMLLVGCGAAGAVAGIFKAPIAGLVFTLEVLMIDLTMSSLLPLLISAVTAATVSYIMTGTDAMFKFHLDQPFELERIPYVIMLGIFCGLVSLYFTRAMSSVEGIFGKLKTPYSKLAVGGAMLSVLIFLFPPLYGEGYDTIELLLNGTDNAQWDTVMNNSFFYGSGSLLLLYLMLIILFKVFASSATNGGGGCGGIFAPSLYLGCIAGFVFSHFSNEFEITAFLPEKNFALMGMAGVMSGVMHAPLTGVFLIAELTGGYDLFLPLLIVSVSSYLTIIMFEPHSLYSMRLAKKGELLTHHKDKAVLTLMKMENVVEKDFVPVRPDMDLGEMVKAISASHRNIFPVVDKEGVLLGIVSLDAIRNIMFRQELYHRFTVGRFMTSTPARLYDTDSMEQVMRTFDDTGAWNLPVVDAGGKYLGFVSKSKIFNSYREVLVHFSED; encoded by the coding sequence ATGGCGGGAGAAAAGAGAAGTCTGTTGCAGCGTTTCATTATATGGCGCGAAAAGAAGATAAAAGAGAAACAGTTTATCCTGATACTGAGTTTTCTGGTCGGTATCTGTACGGCACTTGCTGCATTGATACTGAAGATGCTGATACACTGGATACAGGATTTCCTGACAGACAACTTCAACGTAACGGAGGCCAATTATCTTTATCTGGTTTATCCGGTGGTGGGCATTTTCCTTGCAGGTTTGTTTGTGCGTCGTGTCGTGAAGGATGATATCAGCCACGGGGTCACTAAGATTCTGTATGCCATTTCGCGTCGGCAGGGGCGCATCAAACCGCATAATACGTGGTCGTCCATCATTGCCAGTTCCATAACCATCGGTTTCGGCGGTTCGGTAGGAGCGGAGGCGCCGATTGTGCTGACGGGGTCGGCCATCGGTTCAAATCTGGGCAGCATGTTCAAGATGGAGCATCGCACGCTGATGCTTTTGGTGGGTTGTGGCGCTGCCGGTGCCGTTGCCGGCATTTTCAAGGCGCCTATTGCCGGATTGGTGTTTACGTTGGAGGTTTTGATGATAGACCTGACGATGTCTTCTTTGCTTCCGTTGCTGATTTCCGCAGTGACGGCGGCCACTGTTTCTTATATCATGACGGGCACGGACGCTATGTTTAAATTCCATCTGGACCAGCCTTTCGAGCTGGAACGTATTCCGTACGTCATCATGTTGGGCATTTTCTGCGGATTGGTGTCGCTTTATTTCACCCGTGCCATGAGTTCCGTAGAAGGAATATTCGGCAAGTTGAAGACGCCCTACAGTAAACTGGCAGTGGGGGGGGCGATGCTGAGTGTGCTCATATTCCTTTTTCCGCCCCTCTATGGCGAAGGTTACGACACGATAGAGTTGCTGCTGAACGGTACCGACAATGCCCAGTGGGATACGGTGATGAACAACTCCTTTTTCTATGGCAGCGGAAGCTTGTTGTTGCTCTATCTGATGCTGATTATCCTGTTCAAGGTATTCGCTTCGAGTGCAACGAACGGTGGCGGTGGCTGCGGCGGTATCTTCGCACCTTCGCTCTATTTGGGATGTATCGCCGGTTTTGTATTTTCGCATTTCAGCAATGAGTTTGAGATAACCGCTTTTCTGCCCGAAAAGAATTTTGCCTTGATGGGCATGGCGGGGGTGATGAGTGGTGTGATGCATGCTCCACTGACGGGTGTCTTCCTGATTGCCGAGCTCACGGGAGGTTATGACCTCTTTCTGCCTTTGCTGATTGTTTCGGTCAGCTCCTACCTCACTATTATCATGTTCGAGCCTCACAGCCTGTACTCCATGCGCTTGGCCAAAAAAGGCGAGTTGCTGACACACCACAAGGACAAGGCGGTACTAACGTTGATGAAGATGGAGAATGTGGTGGAGAAGGATTTTGTACCCGTACGTCCCGATATGGATTTGGGTGAGATGGTGAAGGCCATTTCTGCTTCTCACCGCAATATCTTTCCGGTGGTCGATAAAGAAGGCGTGTTGTTGGGCATTGTTTCGCTGGATGCCATTCGCAACATCATGTTCCGTCAGGAGCTTTACCATCGTTTTACGGTAGGCAGGTTCATGACCTCCACGCCTGCCCGCCTCTATGATACGGACAGCATGGAGCAGGTGATGCGTACGTTCGATGATACCGGGGCATGGAACTTGCCGGTAGTGGATGCGGGCGGCAAATATCTGGGCTTTGTGTCCAAGTCGAAGATATTCAATTCGTATCGTGAGGTGTTGGTGCATTTCTCGGAAGATTAA
- the fmt gene encoding methionyl-tRNA formyltransferase, translated as MMKKEDLRIVYMGTPDFAVEALRCLVKGGYNVVGVVTMPDKPAGRGHKIQYSPVKQYALEHGLPLLQPEKLKDEGFVEALRSWKADLQIVVAFRMLPEVVWNMPRLGTFNLHASLLPQYRGAAPINWAVINGDTETGITTFFLKHEIDTGEVIQQVRVPIADTDDVGIIHDKLMLLGGRLVTETVDAILDGTVRTIPQEEMAVVGELRPAPKIFKETCRIDWNRPVKRIYDFVRGLSPYPAAWTELHRPDGEAVAVKVFETEKLETRHTLSPGTLLTDGKTYIRVAATDGFIGIRSLQLPGKKRLDTDELLRGFRLTEGCRMQ; from the coding sequence ATGATGAAGAAAGAAGACTTACGAATAGTTTATATGGGTACTCCCGATTTTGCAGTGGAGGCTCTTCGCTGTTTGGTGAAAGGCGGCTACAATGTAGTGGGTGTCGTTACGATGCCGGACAAGCCGGCCGGGCGCGGACATAAGATTCAATATTCGCCTGTGAAGCAGTATGCGCTGGAACATGGGCTTCCGCTTCTTCAGCCGGAGAAGTTGAAGGATGAGGGCTTTGTAGAGGCGTTGCGCAGTTGGAAAGCCGATTTGCAAATCGTTGTGGCTTTCCGCATGTTGCCCGAAGTGGTGTGGAACATGCCCCGGCTCGGAACTTTCAACCTGCATGCTTCCTTGCTGCCGCAGTATCGGGGTGCGGCTCCCATCAATTGGGCGGTCATCAATGGAGATACGGAGACGGGCATCACCACTTTCTTCCTGAAACACGAAATAGATACGGGCGAGGTTATACAGCAAGTGCGCGTACCCATTGCCGATACGGATGATGTGGGCATTATCCATGATAAGCTGATGCTGCTGGGAGGACGTTTGGTGACAGAAACGGTGGATGCCATTCTTGACGGCACGGTGAGAACTATTCCGCAGGAGGAGATGGCGGTTGTCGGTGAACTGCGTCCGGCACCGAAGATTTTCAAAGAGACTTGCCGGATTGACTGGAACCGGCCTGTGAAACGTATCTATGATTTCGTGCGCGGCCTTTCTCCCTATCCGGCGGCATGGACGGAGTTGCACCGGCCCGATGGGGAGGCAGTTGCAGTAAAGGTATTTGAAACGGAAAAGCTTGAAACCCGCCATACGCTCTCTCCCGGCACGTTGCTGACGGATGGCAAGACTTATATCCGGGTTGCCGCCACAGACGGCTTTATCGGCATTCGCTCTCTTCAGCTTCCGGGCAAGAAACGTTTGGACACTGATGAACTGTTGCGCGGCTTTCGGCTGACGGAAGGGTGCAGGATGCAATAG
- a CDS encoding 3-phosphoshikimate 1-carboxyvinyltransferase: protein MQYIVSAPAALHADIQLPASKSISNRALILHALAHGNITPCNLSDCDDTQVMVRALEDAPEHIDILAAGTAMRFLTAYLSVTPGSRIITGTPRMQQRPIRLLVDALRQLGAQIEYVGNDGFPPLRITGTELKGEELSLAGNVSSQYISALLMIGAVLPKGLRLHLTGDIISRPYINLTLQLMRDFGAQADWTSESSITVHPGDYRDVPFTVESDWSAASYWYQIMALSPSTKNGGATNPEVELPGLLPHSYQGDSRGAELFARLGVRTEYTERGVRLTKTEPSVARLEENLIDIPDLAQTFVVTCCLMNIPFRFTGLQSLKIKETDRINALIVELRKLGYAVHSEQDSILSWNGERCPAEENPVIATYEDHRMAMAFAPACLTMPRIEIDEPQVVSKSYPAYWNDLQKAGFKITQ, encoded by the coding sequence ATGCAATATATCGTTTCCGCCCCCGCCGCATTGCATGCCGACATACAACTGCCGGCATCCAAAAGTATCAGTAATCGGGCACTCATTCTGCACGCTCTTGCCCATGGCAACATCACACCCTGCAATCTGAGCGATTGCGACGATACGCAAGTAATGGTACGTGCTTTGGAAGATGCCCCCGAACACATCGACATACTTGCTGCCGGAACTGCCATGCGCTTTCTCACCGCTTATCTCAGCGTGACGCCGGGAAGCCGCATCATCACAGGCACACCGCGCATGCAGCAACGCCCCATCCGCCTATTGGTGGATGCCTTACGCCAACTCGGCGCACAAATAGAATATGTCGGCAACGACGGCTTTCCGCCACTGCGCATCACGGGAACGGAATTGAAAGGCGAAGAACTCTCTCTTGCCGGTAATGTCAGTTCCCAATACATCTCCGCCCTGCTGATGATAGGCGCCGTACTTCCCAAAGGATTACGCCTGCATTTGACAGGCGACATCATCTCCCGCCCCTACATCAACCTGACGTTGCAACTGATGCGCGACTTCGGTGCACAGGCCGATTGGACGAGCGAAAGCAGCATCACCGTTCATCCCGGCGACTATCGTGACGTGCCGTTCACTGTGGAAAGCGATTGGAGTGCCGCTTCCTATTGGTATCAGATAATGGCCCTCTCTCCAAGCACAAAGAATGGAGGAGCAACGAATCCCGAAGTGGAACTGCCGGGACTTCTTCCACACAGCTATCAGGGAGACAGTCGCGGTGCAGAGCTCTTTGCCCGCCTCGGCGTCCGAACGGAATATACAGAACGAGGGGTAAGGCTGACCAAGACCGAACCTTCAGTAGCCCGTCTCGAAGAAAACCTGATAGACATCCCGGATTTGGCACAGACTTTCGTCGTCACCTGCTGCCTGATGAACATACCTTTCCGCTTCACCGGACTGCAAAGTCTTAAAATCAAGGAGACAGACCGCATCAATGCGCTTATCGTCGAACTGCGCAAGCTGGGTTATGCGGTGCATTCTGAGCAAGACAGCATCTTGTCGTGGAACGGTGAACGCTGTCCGGCCGAAGAAAATCCTGTCATAGCCACCTATGAAGACCACCGGATGGCAATGGCATTTGCTCCCGCCTGCCTCACTATGCCCCGGATAGAGATTGACGAGCCGCAAGTGGTATCCAAGTCATATCCGGCTTACTGGAATGATTTGCAAAAAGCCGGATTCAAGATTACGCAATAA
- a CDS encoding A1S_2505 family phage non-structural protein gives MEARTTSDRITELKPGEIFVFGSNLAGEHGGGAALLAWRKWGAVWGQGSGLQGQTYGIPTMHGGPEDIKPYVDEFIKFAEMHPEKTFLVTEIGCGIAGFTPAEIAPLFKEAIEITNICLPRRFWEVLL, from the coding sequence ATGGAAGCAAGAACAACATCCGACCGAATCACCGAATTAAAACCCGGAGAAATCTTTGTCTTCGGCAGTAACCTTGCCGGGGAGCACGGCGGAGGTGCCGCACTGCTTGCATGGCGCAAATGGGGCGCCGTTTGGGGACAAGGCAGCGGGTTGCAGGGACAGACTTACGGCATCCCTACCATGCACGGCGGCCCGGAAGACATCAAACCCTATGTGGACGAATTCATCAAGTTTGCCGAAATGCATCCCGAAAAGACTTTCCTCGTCACGGAAATAGGCTGCGGCATTGCCGGATTCACACCGGCCGAGATTGCCCCACTGTTTAAAGAGGCCATAGAGATTACCAACATCTGCCTGCCCCGACGGTTTTGGGAGGTTCTGCTATAA
- a CDS encoding DUF2721 domain-containing protein: MEIDLTTPALLFSAISLIMLAYTNRFLSYAQLVRTLKEQYMENRSSVKAAQIANLRKRLYLTRAMQVTGIGSLLLCVVSMFFIYIQLHLVSVYIFGLALLLLIISLTISIYEIYISVKALELHLNDMYKRD, translated from the coding sequence ATGGAAATAGATTTAACCACTCCCGCATTGTTGTTTTCGGCCATATCTTTGATTATGCTGGCATATACCAACCGTTTTCTTTCATACGCCCAATTGGTGCGTACTTTGAAGGAACAGTATATGGAAAACCGTTCGTCAGTGAAGGCCGCTCAGATTGCCAATTTGCGGAAACGCCTTTATCTGACACGCGCCATGCAGGTGACGGGCATCGGCAGCCTGTTGCTGTGCGTGGTGAGCATGTTCTTTATTTATATTCAGTTGCATCTTGTTTCCGTCTATATCTTCGGCTTGGCGTTGTTGTTGCTGATAATCTCTCTCACCATTTCCATCTACGAGATTTATATCTCCGTCAAAGCATTGGAATTACATCTCAACGACATGTATAAGAGGGATTGA
- a CDS encoding aminotransferase class IV family protein, producing MCRFIETIRICNGEACNLSYHDRRLNATRIHFWPASRPIQLADYLQPPAVSGIVKARVVYGENGIEETDYTPYLLRRIQSLALIHCDTVDYTYKSARRETLNHLFSERGTCDDILIVKRGLLTDTSIANIALFDGTHWYTPRQPLLKGTKRASLLNKGILAEKELRCEDLPAFSTIRLFNAMIEWGESELPVQNIIT from the coding sequence ATGTGCCGATTTATTGAAACCATACGCATCTGCAACGGAGAGGCCTGCAACCTCTCCTACCACGACCGGAGATTGAATGCCACCCGCATACACTTCTGGCCGGCAAGCCGGCCTATACAATTGGCAGATTATTTACAACCTCCCGCAGTATCCGGAATTGTCAAGGCACGTGTGGTGTACGGCGAAAACGGAATCGAGGAGACAGACTATACCCCCTATCTGCTGCGCCGCATACAATCTCTGGCATTGATTCATTGCGACACGGTGGACTATACCTACAAAAGTGCCCGACGCGAGACATTGAATCATCTTTTTTCCGAGCGGGGAACATGCGACGACATCCTGATAGTGAAGCGCGGACTACTGACAGACACATCCATTGCCAACATCGCTCTTTTCGACGGTACTCATTGGTACACGCCCCGGCAACCGCTATTGAAAGGCACAAAACGGGCTTCACTGTTGAACAAAGGTATTCTTGCAGAAAAGGAGCTTAGATGCGAAGACCTCCCGGCCTTCTCCACCATCCGGCTTTTCAATGCAATGATAGAATGGGGAGAATCGGAACTTCCGGTGCAGAACATTATCACCTGA
- a CDS encoding aminodeoxychorismate synthase component I, which yields MKSYGRKEAIEKMNVLAKAGTPFLFIIDYKQEHSYIEEADKIDASSCLYLFRGKGNIAADIPRYDGTVDWQYIPPSPAEYRHAFDIVKQNLLAGNSYLTNLTCRIPINTNLTLKEIFLHSRALYKLWLKDKFVCFSPEIFIRIEAGEIKSFPMKGTIDATLPDAEQTLMQDVKEAAEHATIVDLIRNDLSMVSDHVRVTSYRYIDRLQTNKGPILQTSSEICGTLPSDYKEHIGDILFRLLPAGSITGAPKPKTMQIIAEAEDFERNFYTGIMGYYADGKLDSAVMIRFIEQENEEQLYFKAGGGITAKSRWESEYNEVKQKIYVPIY from the coding sequence ATGAAGTCATACGGTAGAAAAGAAGCCATAGAGAAGATGAACGTGCTGGCAAAGGCCGGAACGCCCTTCCTCTTTATCATAGACTACAAGCAGGAACACTCGTACATCGAGGAGGCGGACAAGATAGACGCCTCCTCTTGTCTTTACCTCTTCAGGGGAAAAGGAAATATCGCCGCAGATATTCCCCGATATGACGGAACAGTAGACTGGCAATATATTCCTCCCTCTCCTGCCGAATACAGGCATGCTTTCGACATTGTGAAACAGAATCTGCTGGCAGGCAACAGTTACCTGACAAACCTGACATGCAGAATTCCCATAAACACCAACCTGACACTGAAAGAGATTTTCCTGCATTCAAGGGCATTATACAAGCTGTGGCTGAAGGACAAGTTCGTCTGTTTCTCCCCTGAAATATTTATCCGTATCGAAGCCGGAGAAATCAAATCTTTCCCGATGAAAGGAACGATAGACGCCACGCTGCCGGACGCCGAGCAGACGCTGATGCAGGATGTCAAGGAGGCTGCCGAACACGCCACCATCGTAGACCTGATACGCAACGACCTGAGTATGGTTTCAGACCACGTCAGAGTGACCTCTTACCGCTACATCGACCGCCTGCAAACCAATAAAGGGCCTATTCTGCAAACCAGTTCCGAAATCTGCGGAACATTGCCTTCCGACTACAAGGAACACATCGGAGATATCCTTTTCCGCCTGTTGCCGGCCGGTTCCATCACCGGTGCTCCCAAGCCCAAAACCATGCAAATCATTGCGGAGGCGGAAGACTTCGAGCGGAATTTCTATACAGGCATCATGGGATATTATGCAGACGGGAAACTGGACAGCGCTGTCATGATACGCTTCATCGAACAGGAAAACGAAGAGCAACTCTATTTTAAAGCAGGAGGAGGCATCACCGCCAAAAGCCGATGGGAAAGCGAATACAACGAAGTGAAACAGAAAATATATGTGCCGATTTATTGA